One genomic segment of Sphingobacteriales bacterium includes these proteins:
- a CDS encoding carboxypeptidase regulatory-like domain-containing protein: MRAKLYSFCLTLLVFTLFALYAPFLNAKLLLSASGKTLVNNSGQLQGTVTDATTDQALSGVTISLLDGNKTIAQTTSNKQGFYQITNLPSQEYRLEASKVGYVNATLYALAIHESQPKYLHISMSRDKFAESKKADDLASSKTEPPKDTKSKTANNTKPKPTTETGYGRQSKLSFSAIPTSPPAAPVPTKSYESISKAEAYYVDGIRLSKNPSPNPSRKPLELTAIKIPSDSRSIEVGDLVKKHFEGGGAYTLEAPKPSAGTLTAGELSDFKKWDLWQDIANHDLYQYQQKWQIQPMQRYTVQLVTESGFPIADQPVKLLNKAGQTVWQTRSDNTGKAELWANLYSKNDTTTKTDKSELISGKNEQFSIAVNYSGKEYKVKKAHPFHKGIEVITLDAPCYAPPVADIAFIVDATSSMGDEIEYLKAELLDVIARIKNQNTTEELSLRVGSVFYRDLDDEYVTRTSPLSTNIDETLNFIRNQKSGGGGDYPEAIDSALSVAVHTLNWSSEARARLAFVILDAPPHEDPENFIRMQNAITTAAAKGIRIVPIVCSGIKKDSEYLMRSIALATNGSYLFLTDHSRVGNSHIEPTTDKYDVNKLNDLLAQVALQFIKMPNCQIPIDQQFVADSTVVDHIFIAAAALNANITTDTTQNNGNKTYNDIKTIELKLYPNPTYGPLTLTANADIAELYLADVAGKLIEKYQLTGNKPLQLNLAQYPAGVYFIQYPSGQSLKGVKLVLLH; the protein is encoded by the coding sequence ATGCGAGCCAAATTATACTCCTTTTGTTTAACCCTGTTGGTATTTACTTTATTTGCTTTATATGCCCCATTTTTAAATGCTAAATTGCTGTTGTCTGCTTCCGGAAAAACCCTTGTCAATAACAGTGGGCAATTACAAGGCACTGTAACCGATGCTACTACCGACCAAGCTTTATCGGGCGTTACAATTTCCTTGTTGGATGGCAACAAAACCATAGCTCAAACCACCAGCAACAAACAGGGTTTTTACCAAATAACAAACTTACCCTCGCAAGAGTACCGGTTAGAGGCCTCTAAGGTGGGTTATGTTAATGCTACACTATATGCGTTGGCAATCCATGAAAGCCAACCCAAGTATTTACATATTTCAATGTCGAGAGACAAGTTTGCCGAATCGAAAAAAGCAGATGATTTGGCCAGTTCAAAAACCGAACCCCCAAAAGATACTAAAAGTAAAACAGCCAACAACACTAAACCCAAACCAACAACCGAAACCGGTTATGGAAGGCAATCCAAACTATCGTTTAGTGCTATACCTACCTCGCCCCCAGCAGCACCTGTACCTACAAAATCTTACGAATCAATTAGCAAAGCCGAGGCATATTATGTTGATGGTATTCGATTAAGTAAAAACCCCAGCCCCAACCCAAGTAGGAAGCCTTTAGAATTAACCGCTATAAAAATACCCTCTGATAGCCGCAGTATTGAGGTAGGCGATTTAGTAAAAAAACATTTTGAGGGTGGCGGTGCTTACACGCTGGAAGCACCCAAACCGAGTGCCGGAACTTTAACCGCCGGAGAACTTAGCGATTTTAAAAAATGGGATCTTTGGCAAGATATTGCTAACCACGATTTATACCAATACCAGCAAAAATGGCAAATACAACCCATGCAACGCTATACGGTGCAATTAGTTACCGAATCCGGATTTCCTATTGCCGACCAACCTGTAAAACTATTAAATAAAGCAGGGCAAACCGTTTGGCAAACCCGCTCAGACAATACCGGCAAAGCCGAACTTTGGGCAAATTTATACTCAAAAAACGATACAACAACAAAAACTGATAAATCGGAATTAATTTCCGGAAAAAACGAGCAATTTAGTATCGCTGTTAATTATTCCGGAAAAGAATACAAGGTAAAAAAAGCACATCCGTTTCATAAAGGTATAGAGGTAATTACCCTCGATGCGCCTTGTTATGCGCCCCCAGTTGCCGATATTGCGTTTATTGTTGATGCTACAAGTTCTATGGGCGACGAAATTGAATACCTTAAAGCCGAGCTTTTAGATGTAATTGCCCGAATTAAAAACCAAAATACTACAGAAGAATTAAGCTTGCGCGTGGGCAGCGTTTTTTACCGCGACTTAGACGACGAATATGTTACCCGCACCTCGCCATTAAGCACCAATATTGACGAAACCCTAAACTTTATCCGCAACCAAAAAAGTGGCGGCGGTGGCGACTACCCCGAAGCAATTGACAGCGCTTTGTCGGTAGCCGTTCATACTTTAAACTGGAGCAGCGAGGCAAGGGCGCGGCTGGCTTTTGTAATTTTGGATGCCCCGCCACACGAAGACCCCGAAAACTTTATCCGGATGCAAAATGCCATTACCACCGCAGCCGCCAAAGGCATCCGGATAGTGCCAATTGTGTGCAGCGGCATCAAAAAAGACAGCGAATACCTTATGCGCAGTATTGCTTTGGCCACTAATGGCTCGTACCTGTTTTTAACCGACCACAGCCGCGTGGGCAACAGCCATATTGAACCTACCACCGATAAATACGATGTAAATAAACTTAACGATTTGTTGGCGCAGGTGGCTTTGCAATTCATAAAAATGCCAAACTGCCAAATTCCAATTGACCAACAGTTTGTAGCCGATAGCACCGTTGTTGACCATATATTTATTGCTGCTGCTGCCTTAAATGCCAATATTACCACCGATACAACTCAAAACAACGGCAACAAAACATATAACGACATTAAAACCATTGAGCTTAAATTATATCCTAATCCTACCTATGGCCCATTAACCCTAACTGCAAATGCCGATATTGCCGAGCTTTATTTGGCCGATGTCGCCGGCAAACTCATCGAAAAATACCAACTCACCGGCAATAAACCACTTCAGTTAAATTTAGCACAATACCCCGCCGGCGTTTATTTTATCCAATACCCAAGCGGGCAAAGTTTAAAAGGCGTTAAACTGGTTTTGCTGCATTGA
- a CDS encoding histidine phosphatase family protein, translating to MLILYLVRHAKSDWDNNFNDHDRPLNERGLNDAPNMGKYLAQHLNPSQLPQYIICSTAKRAHTTAQLIAQQLGYPPEQIATDPLLYDFSLASGNIVATLQNLPNQYQTAMMVGHNSAFSQLVAWFSNTRYFDRPTCVVVQILLPITQWSDIKQGIGSLEMYLTPKSI from the coding sequence ATGTTAATCCTTTATTTAGTTCGCCACGCAAAATCTGACTGGGATAATAATTTTAATGACCACGACCGCCCACTTAACGAGCGCGGTCTAAACGATGCCCCAAATATGGGCAAATATTTAGCCCAGCACCTTAACCCCAGCCAATTGCCACAATATATAATTTGCAGTACGGCCAAACGGGCACATACTACCGCCCAGCTAATTGCCCAACAACTAGGCTATCCCCCCGAACAAATAGCTACTGACCCTTTGCTGTACGATTTTTCCTTAGCATCGGGCAATATTGTGGCAACCCTTCAAAACCTGCCTAACCAATACCAAACAGCTATGATGGTAGGCCACAACAGCGCGTTCTCGCAGTTGGTAGCTTGGTTTTCCAATACCCGCTATTTTGACCGCCCAACTTGTGTAGTGGTACAAATTTTATTGCCCATAACGCAATGGAGCGACATAAAGCAAGGCATTGGCTCGTTAGAAATGTATTTAACGCCTAAAAGTATATAA